In the Girardinichthys multiradiatus isolate DD_20200921_A chromosome 4, DD_fGirMul_XY1, whole genome shotgun sequence genome, one interval contains:
- the LOC124867486 gene encoding interleukin-1 receptor type 1-like, producing MKAHGKLFTNTALLETTRMILLLFFLITGTCTVTPKMIYVKVGELVTLRCRESEQDGTLMLWKKETDQKMHLYSNMSASEQQKLGLVVYQNSLVILSASVNHQGNYSCGPLSNTSSQMFYRLIVCSKESKECNIRKRYDQTCYTNEACILSCPDEQFLPAGVPGITSNETKWHKENGEPSEPYFPSVELEASGVYICTRSYLYSGGIYNISLTRVLDVQTGELQSNVRIYSPKNGQIFEVELGTRVTIDCKANIDSCQNGLFWIHGTDFVDSGDYETDSCNESAVMPQWRTTTLIFKEISQANLSTNFTCKLESNKKNPSIVNIILFKKAQPSYRMVTICTVCIVVLMVVTVVIYVKFKIDVTLFLRDKVGFKLCQSNTSDGKSFDAFLMCYKSYTDGGLSEADRKCLATTLEDQFGYSLCLYDRDVLPGQAIAEVVLDCIEQSRAVVLVPSFPDPKTGSGVLSAIHASLVEQKTRLIFINTEQTEASRSGSFPEALQLLSYSGKSVTWKGGPPSSCFWKQLRYHLPAPQQAPKMQLLPQGC from the exons GCACTTGCACCGTGACACCCAAGATGATCTATGTCAAAGTTGGGGAGCTGGTGACATTGCGTTGCAGAGAGAGTGAGCAGGATGGTACTTTGATGCTCTGGAAAAAGGAGACTGACCAGAAGATGCACCTGTACAGCAACATGTCGGCATCTGAGCAGCAGAAGCTGGGTTTGGTTGTTTATCAGAACAGCCTTGTCATTCTCAGTGCGTCAGTAAACCATCAGGGGAATTACTCATGTGGTCCTCTCAG CAATACCAGCAGCCAGATGTTTTACAGACTTATAGTGTGCTCAAAAGAGTCCAAAGAGTGTAACATCAGGAAGAGGTACGATCAGACATGTTACACAAACGAAGCCTGCATACTGTCTTGTCCTGACGAACAATTCCTTCCTGCTGGAGTCCCCGGCATAACGAGCAATGAAACCAAATGGCACAAG GAGAATGGTGAGCCATCAGAACCTTATTTCCCAAGTGTTGAATTAGAGGCAAGTGGAGTCTACATCTGCACCCGGTCTTACTTGTATTCTGGTGGAAtatataatatttccttaacaAGGGTACTTGATGTCCAAACAG GAGAGCTTCAGTCAAACGTAAGAATCTATTCACCTAAGAATGGTCAAATTTTTGAAGTAGAACTTG GCACAAGAGTGACGATTGATTGCAAAGCAAACATAGATTCCTGCCAAAATGGCCTGTTTTGGATACATGGCACGGATTTTGTGGATAGCGGAGACTATGAGACAGATTCATG CAATGAGAGTGCAGTGATGCCACAATGGAGGACAACAACTTTAATTTTCAAAGAAATATCACAGGCAAATCTGTCCACAAATTTTACCTGTAAACttgaaagtaacaaaaaaaatccatctATTGTCAACATCATCCTCTTTAAAAAAG CTCAACCTTCATACAGGATGGTAACTATTTGCACTGTCTGCATTGTGGTGTTGATGGTGGTGACTGTTGTTATTTATGTGAAGTTTAAAATCGATGTCACCCTTTTCCTACGAGACAAAGTTGGTTTTAAACTTTGCCAAAGCAACACCTCGG ATGGAAAAAGCTTTGATGCATTTTTGATGTGTTACAAAAGCTACACTGATGGAGGACTGAGTGAAGCAGACAGAAAATGTCTGGCGACTACTTTGGAAGATCAGTTTGGTTACAGCCTCTGTCTTTATGATCGAGATGTATTACCTGGTCAAG CTATAGCTGAGGTCGTGTTAGACTGCATAGAGCAGAGCCGGGCTGTGGTTTTGGTTCCCAGCTTTCCAGATCCCAAAACAGGAAGCGGAGTACTAAGTGCCATCCATGCTTCTCTTGTGGAGCAGAAGACTCGCCTGATTTTCATAAACACGGAGCAGACGGAGGCGTCGAGATCAGGCTCATTTCCAGAGGCCTTGCAGCTTCTCAGTTATTCCGGAAAAAGTGTCACCTGGAAGGGAGGGCCACCCTCCTCCTGCTTCTGGAAGCAGCTACGCTATCACCTACCGGCCCCACAGCAAGCACCAAAAATGCAACTTTTACCACAAGGATGTTAG